In one window of Comamonas testosteroni DNA:
- a CDS encoding ABC transporter ATP-binding protein, translating into MTEVMQNRRIEGAVGDYAPPQDVKPLVQAVDLWTEFGEGASRFAVHQDLNFDVYPGEILALVGGSGTGKTVLLRQILGLLSPSRGTVTVDGRPSREVISGELAASQVGMLFQQGALYSAFNVLDNIAFALREQGTLPDAVVRDAAMVKLQMVGLKPEHASRMPADLSGGMIKRVALARALMMDPPLLLLDEPTAGLDPKGSDEFCELLRDIHAELGLTVIMVTHDLDTLFALSTRVAVLAEKRVLFTGAPRDVARIKHPFIEHFFQGERGRRAMAPVQGGMAAEES; encoded by the coding sequence ATGACAGAGGTGATGCAGAACCGTCGTATCGAGGGCGCCGTGGGCGACTACGCGCCGCCGCAGGATGTGAAGCCCTTGGTGCAGGCGGTGGACCTGTGGACCGAATTTGGCGAAGGCGCGTCGCGCTTTGCCGTGCACCAAGACTTGAACTTCGATGTCTACCCGGGCGAGATTCTGGCCCTGGTGGGAGGCTCTGGCACGGGCAAGACGGTGCTGCTGCGCCAGATTCTGGGGCTGCTCTCGCCATCGCGCGGTACGGTGACCGTGGATGGCAGGCCCTCGCGCGAGGTCATCAGCGGCGAGCTGGCGGCGAGTCAGGTGGGCATGCTGTTCCAGCAGGGCGCGCTGTATTCGGCCTTCAACGTGCTGGACAACATCGCGTTTGCGCTGCGTGAGCAGGGCACCTTGCCCGATGCCGTGGTGCGTGATGCGGCCATGGTCAAGCTGCAGATGGTGGGCCTCAAGCCCGAGCATGCCTCGCGCATGCCTGCAGATCTGTCGGGCGGCATGATCAAGCGCGTGGCGCTGGCACGTGCGCTGATGATGGATCCGCCGCTGCTGCTGCTGGACGAACCCACAGCTGGACTGGACCCCAAGGGCTCGGACGAGTTCTGCGAGTTGCTGCGCGATATCCATGCCGAGCTGGGCCTGACCGTGATCATGGTCACCCACGATCTGGATACGCTGTTTGCACTGTCCACACGAGTGGCCGTGCTGGCCGAGAAAAGAGTGCTGTTCACCGGAGCTCCGCGCGATGTGGCCCGGATCAAGCACCCGTTTATCGAACATTTCTTCCAGGGAGAGCGTGGCCGCCGTGCCATGGCCCCGGTGCAAGGCGGCATGGCCGCAGAGGAAAGCTGA
- a CDS encoding MlaD family protein — translation MENKSHAMAAGIFVLVVAALLAGLAVWLTRDNREYQLYEMSTKDGVSGLQPQATVRYKGVPVGKVVRIGFDPQIAGNVLIRIAVGEDTPVTQATYAQLGYQGVTGLAHIQLDDDSKSSQPLKPGPSGLPRLTMKSSPLNMLADQGPVLLERVDEISRRLNAMLDEDNQKRVSVALDNIAAASGGIKDLAETMNKTAKDFPQITADAHQTLQSLTKAGNAATGVATDLQQTVRKVNAPDGPLQQIAEGTQALSQAAESLGRSTLPRMNGAADDVSRAARSMGAAAGRFNDNPQSVIYGQGLGLPGPGEPGFVAPAK, via the coding sequence ATGGAAAACAAGTCCCATGCCATGGCTGCCGGCATCTTCGTGCTGGTGGTTGCGGCCCTGCTGGCAGGGCTGGCCGTCTGGCTGACGCGTGACAACCGCGAATACCAGCTCTATGAAATGTCCACCAAGGACGGCGTCAGCGGCCTGCAGCCCCAGGCCACGGTGCGCTACAAGGGCGTGCCCGTGGGCAAGGTGGTGCGCATCGGTTTTGACCCGCAGATTGCCGGCAATGTGTTGATTCGCATTGCCGTGGGCGAGGACACGCCGGTCACGCAGGCCACCTACGCCCAGCTTGGCTATCAGGGGGTGACGGGGCTGGCCCATATCCAGCTCGACGATGACAGCAAGTCTTCGCAACCGCTCAAACCCGGGCCCAGCGGCCTGCCGCGCCTGACCATGAAGTCGTCGCCGCTGAACATGCTGGCCGACCAGGGGCCGGTGCTGCTGGAGCGGGTTGACGAAATTTCACGCCGCCTCAATGCCATGCTGGATGAGGACAACCAGAAGCGGGTGAGCGTGGCGCTCGACAATATCGCTGCCGCATCCGGCGGGATCAAGGACCTGGCCGAGACCATGAACAAGACGGCCAAGGACTTTCCGCAGATCACGGCAGATGCGCATCAGACTCTGCAGTCCCTTACCAAGGCCGGCAATGCCGCCACGGGCGTGGCGACCGATCTGCAACAGACCGTGCGCAAGGTCAATGCCCCCGACGGCCCGCTGCAGCAGATTGCCGAGGGCACGCAGGCTCTGTCGCAGGCGGCCGAGTCGTTGGGACGCAGCACCCTGCCGCGCATGAACGGCGCGGCCGACGATGTCTCGCGCGCGGCGCGCAGCATGGGCGCTGCTGCGGGCCGCTTCAATGACAACCCGCAGTCCGTCATCTACGGTCAGGGCCTGGGCCTGCCAGGCCCCGGCGAGCCCGGTTTTGTGGCTCCGGCCAAGTGA
- a CDS encoding ABC-type transport auxiliary lipoprotein family protein yields MADTKLSLTGRRAWRLLGASSLVLALAACSGLPTAPTQPVRYDLGMTDLVVPAANAAAPSVAPVPLVLAEVQAPGLPEGLTAMFYRLNYSDSQQLRAYQNARWSLPPAQMVEQRLRMRLGLERPVLSGKDNVRAVLADKRSIAQLRVTVDEFSQVFDSASSSRALLRLSASLIGAGESAGNQLLGQKVFTVEVPAAAADAAGGAQAMARAVDEAAAQLSRWLQGYGR; encoded by the coding sequence ATGGCAGACACAAAGCTTTCACTCACAGGCCGCAGAGCATGGCGATTGCTGGGCGCTTCTTCTCTGGTGCTGGCGCTCGCAGCCTGCTCAGGCCTGCCCACAGCTCCCACGCAGCCGGTGCGCTATGACCTGGGCATGACCGACCTTGTGGTGCCGGCCGCCAATGCAGCCGCTCCTTCGGTGGCGCCGGTGCCGCTGGTGCTGGCCGAAGTCCAGGCTCCAGGCCTGCCCGAGGGCCTGACGGCCATGTTCTACCGCCTGAACTACAGCGACAGCCAGCAGCTGCGTGCCTACCAGAACGCGCGCTGGAGCCTGCCTCCGGCCCAGATGGTGGAGCAGCGTCTGCGCATGCGTCTGGGGCTGGAGCGTCCCGTTCTTTCGGGCAAGGACAATGTCCGCGCGGTGCTGGCCGACAAGCGCTCGATTGCGCAGCTGCGCGTGACGGTGGACGAGTTCAGCCAGGTCTTTGACAGTGCCAGCAGCAGCCGTGCGCTGCTGCGCCTGAGTGCCAGCCTGATTGGTGCCGGCGAGAGTGCAGGCAACCAGTTGCTGGGCCAGAAGGTGTTCACGGTCGAAGTGCCTGCTGCTGCAGCCGACGCAGCCGGCGGTGCCCAGGCCATGGCGCGTGCGGTGGATGAGGCGGCTGCCCAGCTCAGCCGCTGGTTGCAGGGTTACGGGCGCTAA
- a CDS encoding hemerythrin domain-containing protein, with protein MASLEWNAALILDFPVMDAVHEEFVALLAQVEAAADEQLCARWDELIAHTQQHFDQEDRWMQTTGFATVNCHSQQHKVVLAVLREGAVKAEQGDLATIRHMAAELGPWFSHHAQNMDAALALHMRRSGFDPVSGAVMMPEALPTEPITGCGGACGEAEKKEVVTA; from the coding sequence ATGGCCAGCCTCGAATGGAATGCCGCTCTCATCCTGGATTTTCCCGTCATGGACGCGGTGCATGAGGAGTTCGTTGCCCTGCTGGCCCAGGTGGAGGCCGCCGCCGACGAGCAGCTGTGTGCTCGATGGGACGAGCTGATTGCCCACACCCAGCAGCACTTCGATCAGGAAGACCGCTGGATGCAGACCACGGGATTTGCCACGGTCAACTGCCACAGCCAGCAGCACAAGGTGGTGCTGGCCGTCCTGCGCGAGGGGGCGGTCAAGGCAGAGCAGGGTGATCTGGCCACCATCCGCCATATGGCGGCCGAGCTGGGCCCCTGGTTCAGCCACCATGCGCAGAATATGGATGCCGCCTTGGCCCTGCATATGCGCCGCTCGGGCTTCGATCCGGTCAGCGGCGCAGTGATGATGCCCGAGGCCTTGCCGACTGAGCCCATTACCGGCTGTGGCGGCGCCTGCGGTGAAGCTGAAAAAAAGGAAGTGGTAACTGCCTGA
- a CDS encoding MarC family protein yields MDIKPLITLVAIINPLAIVPFFIHYTAGFDAEQRWQTIRTAAFAAFCVIAVCALLGLQILQFFNISLQSFQVGGGLLLLISAMNMLNARPAEERPNNATLAAGVEKAAEGNSIAVVPLTIPLLTGPAAMSTVVIYADQARTIWQHVALVGYGVVVAAAIMVCFSLAHPIARVLGKTGINVMTRLMGLILAALAIEVMAGGLIKIFPILASPAIYP; encoded by the coding sequence ATGGATATCAAGCCGCTGATCACCCTGGTCGCCATCATCAACCCGCTGGCCATCGTCCCATTCTTCATCCACTACACGGCCGGCTTCGACGCCGAGCAGCGCTGGCAGACCATTCGCACCGCCGCCTTTGCAGCGTTCTGCGTGATTGCGGTCTGCGCCCTGCTGGGGCTGCAGATTCTGCAGTTCTTCAATATCTCGCTGCAAAGCTTTCAGGTCGGCGGCGGTCTGCTGCTGCTGATCAGCGCGATGAACATGCTCAACGCACGCCCTGCCGAAGAGCGCCCCAACAATGCCACTCTGGCAGCCGGCGTCGAAAAGGCCGCCGAGGGCAACAGCATTGCCGTCGTGCCGCTGACCATTCCGCTGCTGACCGGGCCTGCCGCCATGTCCACCGTGGTGATCTATGCCGATCAGGCGCGTACCATCTGGCAGCATGTGGCACTGGTCGGTTACGGCGTGGTGGTGGCTGCTGCCATCATGGTGTGCTTTTCATTGGCCCACCCGATTGCCCGCGTGCTGGGCAAGACCGGCATCAATGTGATGACCCGGCTCATGGGCCTGATTCTGGCCGCGCTGGCCATCGAGGTGATGGCGGGAGGCCTGATCAAGATCTTCCCCATCCTGGCCTCCCCGGCGATTTACCCTTGA
- a CDS encoding dienelactone hydrolase family protein, translated as MGSFIELTAVDGAKTPAYVAMPEGQARGAIVVLQEIFGVNSHIRSVADRYAAQGYVAVAPAMFARVKPDVELGYSEEDMKAGFALKTAVEALPEPGALRDVEAAAAHAATLVPGGKIGVVGFCWGGLMTWRSACNLASVSAAVCYYGGGMTGELEASRQALCPVLAHFGSKDHYISLESVEAFKKAQPQAQVHVYDADHGFNCDQRGSYNEAAAALAGERTLAFFAQHLG; from the coding sequence ATGGGCAGCTTTATTGAACTGACAGCCGTGGATGGCGCAAAAACCCCGGCTTATGTGGCCATGCCGGAGGGCCAGGCACGTGGTGCCATCGTGGTGCTGCAGGAGATCTTTGGCGTGAACTCGCATATCCGCTCGGTGGCAGACCGCTACGCGGCCCAGGGGTACGTGGCTGTGGCTCCCGCCATGTTTGCCCGCGTCAAGCCCGATGTGGAGCTAGGTTACAGCGAAGAAGACATGAAGGCCGGCTTTGCGCTCAAGACTGCGGTGGAAGCCCTGCCCGAGCCCGGCGCGCTGCGCGATGTGGAGGCGGCTGCGGCCCATGCCGCGACGCTGGTGCCTGGCGGCAAGATCGGCGTGGTGGGCTTTTGCTGGGGCGGCCTCATGACCTGGCGCTCGGCCTGCAATCTGGCCAGCGTCTCGGCTGCAGTCTGCTACTACGGCGGCGGCATGACGGGCGAGCTGGAAGCCAGTCGTCAGGCACTGTGCCCGGTGCTGGCCCACTTCGGCAGCAAGGACCATTACATCTCGCTGGAGTCCGTCGAAGCCTTCAAGAAGGCTCAGCCCCAGGCGCAAGTGCATGTATACGACGCCGACCACGGCTTCAACTGCGACCAGCGCGGCTCCTATAACGAAGCCGCTGCAGCGTTGGCAGGTGAGCGCACTCTGGCCTTCTTCGCCCAGCATCTGGGTTGA
- a CDS encoding magnesium transporter CorA family protein: MRVLHISPLYAQPVDGLPTQAATMGFYWVSCTRSELEAQLPAIQTMLARLGGSALVDLHVSDLLNPAIPSNYDYTSVYDVLVFRRLANAHLPPLNGSHAPASPAVAAPPGLPAAMTGTGSASSSAPPPSHNPAHSGQREAPVLQRVETQPVGFALYDQILLSVHPDGCFVLENFWQRLISGPAKTDGRQVSAKMPVEPADLMLRMVNGMVDGYLDLRRSLTRQIDHWQMALLKPNKRFSNWASVLDVRLALHQLDEICEDQRAAVQDWTEALEGWPPEHTPARQHERELLRVRSRDVLEHIERVTHHIHRMEQSAETAVQMHFSAQSNRANDIMRTLTTVTAIFLPLNLIAGIFGMNFEFIPFVHKKDGFIWALLAMVIITVVLVAYFWRRRYLESEEKE; encoded by the coding sequence ATGCGCGTGCTGCATATATCTCCCCTCTATGCCCAGCCTGTTGACGGACTGCCCACGCAGGCGGCGACAATGGGGTTTTACTGGGTCTCCTGCACACGCTCGGAGCTGGAGGCTCAACTGCCGGCCATTCAGACCATGCTGGCCAGGCTGGGCGGCTCCGCCCTCGTGGACCTGCATGTCTCCGACCTGCTGAATCCGGCCATCCCTTCTAATTACGACTACACCTCGGTGTACGACGTGCTGGTGTTCCGCCGCCTGGCCAACGCCCATCTGCCGCCGCTCAACGGCAGCCACGCCCCGGCCTCGCCCGCCGTGGCCGCACCGCCTGGCCTGCCTGCAGCGATGACCGGCACCGGCAGTGCATCATCCAGCGCCCCGCCTCCATCCCACAACCCGGCTCACAGTGGCCAGCGCGAAGCGCCGGTGCTGCAACGCGTGGAAACCCAGCCCGTGGGCTTTGCGCTGTATGACCAGATCCTGCTGTCCGTGCATCCCGACGGCTGCTTTGTGCTGGAAAATTTCTGGCAGCGCCTGATCTCCGGCCCCGCCAAGACCGACGGCCGCCAGGTCAGCGCCAAGATGCCCGTGGAGCCTGCCGACCTGATGCTGCGCATGGTCAACGGCATGGTGGACGGCTATCTGGACCTGCGCCGTTCGCTGACGCGCCAGATCGACCACTGGCAGATGGCACTGCTCAAGCCCAACAAGCGTTTCAGCAACTGGGCCAGCGTGCTTGATGTGCGCCTGGCACTGCACCAGTTGGATGAAATCTGCGAAGACCAGCGCGCCGCCGTACAGGACTGGACCGAGGCACTGGAGGGCTGGCCGCCCGAGCACACACCCGCGCGCCAGCATGAGCGCGAGTTGCTGCGCGTGCGCTCGCGCGACGTGCTCGAACATATAGAGCGCGTGACCCACCACATTCACCGCATGGAACAAAGCGCCGAGACCGCCGTGCAGATGCACTTTTCGGCGCAGAGCAACCGCGCCAACGACATCATGCGCACGCTGACCACGGTGACGGCCATCTTTCTGCCGTTGAACCTGATTGCCGGCATCTTCGGCATGAACTTCGAGTTCATCCCCTTCGTGCACAAAAAGGACGGCTTCATCTGGGCCCTGCTGGCCATGGTGATCATCACCGTGGTGCTGGTGGCCTATTTCTGGCGGCGGCGCTATCTGGAAAGCGAAGAAAAAGAATGA
- the hemB gene encoding porphobilinogen synthase, with protein MHLSSPTPFPQNRPRRLRRDAFTRNLVRESVLTPHDFIYPVFVHEGQNKREAVPSMPGVDRLSLDLLLPVAEECVKLEIPYLALFPAIETSLKTPNGKEALNPDGLIPRVVRALKKEFPQLGVMTDVALDPYTSHGQDGILDESGYIINDDTVEVLVGQALTHAEAGVDMVAPSDMMDGRIGAIREALELQGHIHTRIMAYSAKYASAFYGPFRDAVGTRGALGKADKNVYQMDPANTDEALREVAQDIAEGADMVMVKPGMPYLDVVRRVKDEFKVPTFAYQVSGEYAMLKAAAANGWLDHDAVMMEALLAFKRAGADGILTYFAIDAAKKLRGL; from the coding sequence ATGCATTTGTCCAGCCCTACTCCTTTTCCCCAGAATCGTCCGCGCCGTCTGCGCCGCGATGCTTTCACCCGCAATCTGGTGCGCGAAAGCGTGCTGACGCCGCACGACTTCATCTACCCGGTGTTCGTGCATGAAGGCCAGAACAAGCGCGAGGCCGTGCCCTCCATGCCCGGCGTGGACCGCCTGAGCCTGGATCTGCTGCTGCCCGTGGCCGAGGAATGCGTGAAGCTGGAGATTCCCTATCTGGCGCTGTTCCCCGCCATTGAAACCAGTCTCAAGACCCCCAACGGCAAGGAAGCCCTGAACCCCGACGGTCTGATCCCGCGTGTGGTGCGCGCGCTGAAGAAGGAATTCCCCCAGCTGGGCGTGATGACCGATGTGGCGCTGGACCCCTATACCAGCCACGGCCAGGACGGCATCCTGGACGAGAGCGGCTACATCATCAACGATGACACCGTGGAAGTGCTGGTCGGCCAGGCCCTGACCCATGCCGAAGCCGGCGTGGACATGGTCGCCCCCAGCGACATGATGGACGGCCGCATCGGCGCCATCCGCGAAGCACTGGAGCTCCAAGGCCATATTCACACCCGCATCATGGCCTATAGCGCCAAGTACGCCAGCGCCTTCTACGGCCCCTTCCGCGATGCCGTGGGCACACGCGGCGCCCTGGGCAAGGCCGACAAGAATGTCTACCAGATGGACCCTGCCAACACCGACGAAGCCCTGCGCGAAGTGGCGCAGGACATCGCCGAAGGCGCGGACATGGTCATGGTCAAGCCCGGCATGCCGTATCTGGACGTGGTGCGCCGCGTCAAGGACGAGTTCAAGGTGCCGACCTTCGCCTATCAGGTGTCCGGCGAATACGCCATGCTCAAGGCCGCAGCCGCCAATGGCTGGCTCGATCACGACGCCGTGATGATGGAAGCCCTGCTGGCCTTCAAGCGCGCGGGCGCCGACGGCATCCTGACCTACTTTGCCATCGACGCCGCCAAAAAGCTGCGCGGCCTGTAA
- a CDS encoding CopD family protein, whose amino-acid sequence MLWVKAFHIIFVASWFAGLFYLPRIFVNIAMVTPGSVAERERLLLMARKLLRFTTMLAVPALGLGLWLWLGWGFAGGWLHAKLAVVLLVIGYHHSCAVLLRKLADNTCHKSHRWFRFYNEVPVLLLIAAVILVVVKPF is encoded by the coding sequence ATGCTATGGGTCAAAGCCTTTCACATCATTTTTGTCGCCAGCTGGTTTGCTGGTCTGTTCTACCTGCCGCGCATCTTTGTCAATATCGCCATGGTCACCCCGGGCTCGGTGGCAGAGCGTGAGCGCCTGCTGTTGATGGCGCGCAAGCTGCTGCGCTTCACCACCATGCTGGCCGTGCCCGCGCTGGGGCTGGGCCTGTGGCTGTGGCTGGGCTGGGGCTTCGCGGGTGGCTGGCTGCATGCCAAACTGGCGGTGGTGCTGCTGGTCATCGGCTACCACCACAGCTGTGCCGTGCTGCTGCGCAAGCTGGCGGACAACACCTGTCATAAAAGCCATCGCTGGTTCCGTTTCTATAACGAAGTGCCGGTGCTGCTGCTGATCGCCGCCGTGATTTTGGTGGTGGTCAAGCCCTTTTGA
- a CDS encoding VanZ family protein — MRHTSAWPLALVYGLLIVFASLFPFDGWRAQGIDPSVFLFARIPPPYWTWFDVNTNIVGYAPLGFFLALALMRSGQPRLAVPLAFLAGTLLSLCMEFLQIYLPRRVPSNLDLVLNAGGTLIGALLAALLERLGALSRWSAFRNQWLGEGGAGVLVLLALWPFALLFPAAVPFGLGQVLERIDDTLQEWLLNTPFEDWLPLGDFAMAPLSLVTEMLCVMLGLWIPCLLAYCAVRHMGRRALAGLLLVAAGVGVTALSAALSWGPAHAWEWVDLPVRLGVWGGLGLAVIALPASRSMCAVLLLLVLVLHLSILNQAPTNVYFAQTLQAWEQGRFIRFYGLGQWLGWLWPYVTLAYVVIRLSRRQQPA, encoded by the coding sequence ATGCGCCATACCTCGGCCTGGCCGCTGGCGCTGGTCTATGGCCTGCTCATCGTGTTTGCCAGCCTGTTCCCGTTCGATGGCTGGCGCGCGCAGGGCATTGATCCCAGCGTATTCCTGTTCGCCAGGATTCCGCCGCCGTACTGGACCTGGTTCGACGTCAACACCAATATCGTCGGCTATGCGCCGCTAGGCTTTTTCCTGGCGCTGGCCCTGATGCGCTCGGGCCAGCCCAGGCTAGCCGTGCCGCTGGCTTTTCTTGCCGGCACGCTGCTGTCGCTGTGCATGGAGTTTCTGCAGATCTATCTGCCGCGCCGCGTGCCGTCCAATCTGGATCTGGTGCTCAATGCCGGCGGTACCTTGATCGGTGCTCTGCTGGCGGCGCTGCTGGAGAGGCTGGGGGCTCTTTCGCGCTGGAGTGCATTTCGCAACCAGTGGCTGGGCGAGGGTGGTGCTGGTGTGCTGGTGCTGCTGGCGCTGTGGCCCTTTGCGCTGCTGTTTCCGGCGGCCGTGCCGTTTGGTCTGGGTCAGGTGCTGGAGCGCATTGACGATACCTTGCAGGAGTGGTTGCTGAACACGCCGTTCGAGGACTGGTTGCCACTGGGCGATTTCGCCATGGCGCCGCTGTCGCTGGTGACGGAGATGCTGTGCGTGATGCTGGGGCTGTGGATTCCCTGTCTGCTGGCCTACTGCGCCGTGCGCCATATGGGCCGCCGCGCGCTGGCCGGATTGCTTCTGGTGGCGGCAGGGGTGGGGGTGACAGCACTGTCGGCCGCGTTGAGCTGGGGCCCGGCCCATGCCTGGGAGTGGGTGGATCTGCCGGTACGCCTGGGTGTCTGGGGTGGGCTGGGCCTGGCCGTGATTGCATTGCCTGCCTCGCGCAGCATGTGCGCCGTGCTATTGCTGCTGGTGCTGGTGCTGCATCTGAGCATCCTCAATCAGGCGCCGACAAATGTGTACTTCGCCCAGACCCTGCAGGCCTGGGAGCAAGGCCGCTTCATCCGCTTCTACGGCCTGGGCCAATGGCTGGGCTGGCTCTGGCCTTACGTGACACTGGCGTATGTAGTGATTCGACTCTCGCGTCGCCAACAGCCTGCCTAG
- a CDS encoding (2Fe-2S) ferredoxin domain-containing protein: protein MSDIQNQDQAGGYYQRHIFFCLNERPNGEDCCALHGAKAGFDHCKRKVKEEGLAGKGQVRVNKAGCLDRCAGGPVAVVYPEAVWYTFIDDSDIDEIVESHLKNGKVVERLVLPESVGR from the coding sequence ATGAGCGACATCCAGAATCAAGACCAGGCCGGCGGCTACTACCAGCGTCATATCTTCTTTTGCCTGAACGAGCGCCCCAACGGTGAGGACTGCTGCGCTCTGCACGGCGCCAAGGCGGGCTTTGACCACTGCAAGCGCAAAGTCAAGGAAGAGGGACTTGCCGGTAAGGGGCAGGTGCGTGTGAACAAGGCCGGCTGCCTGGATCGCTGCGCTGGCGGTCCCGTGGCTGTGGTCTACCCCGAGGCCGTCTGGTACACCTTCATCGACGACAGCGATATCGATGAAATCGTCGAATCCCATCTCAAGAACGGCAAGGTGGTCGAGCGTCTTGTGCTGCCCGAAAGCGTGGGGCGTTGA
- a CDS encoding alpha/beta hydrolase, with protein sequence MNSQTERLTLIGTAGAIEALRDAPQLVEGQSPKGVAVIAHPHPLFGGTMDNKVVQTLARAFVQCGYTVVRFNFRGVGASAGEYDAGKAELQDLLAVVQQVAPEGPIALAGFSFGAFVTSHALAQLWGTGRVQKAVLVGAAASRFEVAPVPAEAHDQTLVIHGEADDTVELSAVMDWARPQILPVTVIPQVGHFFHGQLPLLKSLVVRHLKSL encoded by the coding sequence GTGAATTCCCAGACTGAACGACTGACGCTCATCGGCACTGCCGGTGCCATTGAGGCCCTGCGCGATGCGCCGCAACTGGTCGAAGGCCAGAGCCCCAAGGGCGTGGCCGTCATCGCCCATCCGCATCCGCTGTTTGGCGGCACCATGGACAACAAGGTGGTCCAGACCCTGGCGCGAGCCTTTGTTCAGTGCGGCTACACGGTCGTGCGTTTCAACTTTCGCGGCGTGGGTGCCAGTGCCGGCGAGTATGACGCCGGCAAGGCCGAGCTGCAGGATTTGCTGGCCGTGGTACAGCAGGTGGCTCCCGAAGGCCCGATCGCCCTGGCCGGTTTTTCCTTCGGCGCTTTCGTCACCAGCCATGCACTGGCCCAACTCTGGGGTACAGGCCGGGTGCAGAAGGCCGTGCTGGTCGGCGCCGCCGCCAGTCGTTTCGAAGTGGCTCCCGTGCCTGCCGAGGCCCATGACCAGACCCTGGTGATTCATGGCGAGGCGGACGACACCGTCGAGTTGTCCGCCGTGATGGACTGGGCGCGCCCGCAGATACTGCCTGTTACCGTGATTCCGCAGGTCGGCCATTTCTTTCACGGACAATTGCCTCTGCTCAAGAGCCTGGTGGTGCGCCACCTGAAGTCCCTGTAA
- a CDS encoding D-alanyl-D-alanine carboxypeptidase family protein, which yields MKPIYSTLRVLAVAAAVAPVFAMAQVAAPVPPEIAARNYLLVDVTAGQVLGAKDIDAPVEQASLTKLMSAYVVFDALRSKKITLEQRMPVSERAWKMPGSRMFIDPKMQVPVNDLLSGMIIQSGNDATMALAEAVGGTAENFVKMMNDQAKALGMKNTSYKNPEGLTEPGHLTTARDLSILAQRLMHDFPEYMHYYSTKQYSYPGTPASNGSNRNALLFRDPTVDGLKTGHTNAAGYCLVATAKRDLPNVGQRRLLSIVLGTASEKARANESQKLLNWGYTAFDAVKLFDADQPVATPAVWKGAANAVKIGKADGAVVVTVPSGTGGKLTTEVVRQDPLIAPIAKGQSMGVLKVKSGADVVAEVPLVALEAVEQAGFFGRLWDTIRLWIK from the coding sequence ATGAAGCCCATCTACTCCACACTGCGTGTTCTGGCCGTTGCTGCCGCAGTGGCACCCGTGTTTGCCATGGCACAGGTGGCGGCCCCTGTTCCTCCCGAAATCGCTGCCCGCAACTATCTGCTGGTGGACGTCACTGCCGGCCAGGTGCTGGGCGCCAAGGATATCGACGCTCCCGTCGAGCAGGCATCGCTGACCAAGCTGATGTCTGCCTATGTGGTGTTCGATGCCCTGCGCTCCAAGAAAATCACGCTGGAGCAACGCATGCCCGTGAGCGAGCGTGCCTGGAAGATGCCCGGCTCGCGCATGTTCATCGACCCCAAGATGCAGGTGCCCGTCAATGACCTGCTCAGCGGCATGATCATCCAGTCCGGCAACGATGCCACCATGGCATTGGCCGAGGCCGTGGGCGGCACGGCCGAGAACTTCGTCAAGATGATGAATGACCAGGCCAAGGCCCTGGGCATGAAGAACACCAGCTACAAGAATCCCGAAGGTCTGACCGAGCCCGGTCACCTGACGACGGCGCGTGATCTGTCCATCCTGGCTCAGCGATTGATGCATGACTTCCCCGAGTACATGCACTACTACTCCACCAAGCAGTACAGCTACCCCGGCACCCCCGCTTCCAACGGCAGCAACCGCAATGCCTTGCTGTTCCGCGATCCCACGGTGGATGGCTTGAAGACCGGTCATACCAATGCCGCCGGCTATTGCCTGGTGGCCACGGCCAAGCGCGACCTGCCCAATGTGGGTCAGCGCCGCCTGCTGTCCATCGTGCTGGGCACGGCCAGCGAAAAGGCGCGTGCCAACGAAAGCCAGAAGCTGCTGAACTGGGGTTACACCGCTTTCGATGCCGTCAAGCTGTTTGATGCCGATCAGCCTGTGGCCACTCCCGCCGTCTGGAAGGGCGCAGCCAATGCGGTCAAGATCGGCAAGGCCGACGGTGCCGTGGTGGTGACCGTGCCCTCGGGTACCGGCGGCAAGCTGACCACCGAAGTGGTGCGCCAGGATCCGCTGATTGCACCGATTGCCAAGGGCCAGTCCATGGGCGTGCTCAAGGTCAAGTCGGGTGCGGATGTGGTGGCCGAGGTGCCGCTGGTGGCGCTTGAGGCCGTCGAGCAGGCCGGCTTCTTCGGCCGACTGTGGGACACCATCCGCCTCTGGATCAAGTAA